In the genome of Dermacentor andersoni chromosome 3, qqDerAnde1_hic_scaffold, whole genome shotgun sequence, one region contains:
- the LOC126548566 gene encoding phosphatidylinositol 4,5-bisphosphate 3-kinase catalytic subunit alpha isoform-like, whose product MPPSSGELWGYPIMPNTIVVDCLLPTGIIIPLSCSRDATLESIKEDLWENAQKYPLYRHLGEPSSYIFVSITRDGDKEEFYDEYRRLCDLHLFQPILKVVEPKGNTEEKKLNSEIRLAVGGCAHEFDNMKDSEVIDFRRNILSVCKDAVDTRNTGSEECRASYVYPPEIESSEELPANLERKLDKGLVMVCVWGLSDSGEKQKHTLEVHKDTVPEAVIREAILKKLKCSRLSREEQVALAQEHQHNYLLKVCGVNQYLLKSYPLCRYKYIRMCIAKGEIPQLMLMLKDAVYKAIPPSSYVTPSYVRRNPSISATQPTVSLYKVDESFRVKILGASYVNVKDVDKIYVRVGIYHGTESLCPFRDTEHVSHSNPKWDELLEFQMYIPDIPRSARLCVSICAVSQRKKREERCAIAWGNVSLFDYKSVLLSGRVNLHLWPVPKGMDELLNPLGSTGSNPNREAPCLVIELDRFSGQVVFPSMEQIEEYASFVSPLESTGEESPENWTDNDKDQIHEIIKRDPLSEISEQEKMLLWRMRYYCYTVPNSLPKLLDASKWNSRDHVAQLYRLLKKWKRVSPETALELLDCKYADMFVRKYAVEWLDGLSDELLSQYLLQLVQVLKYEPYLENDLGKFLIRRSLLNYNIGHFFFWHLKSEMHDPSVAVRFGLLLEGFCRGIGTHLKSVVRQVGALEKLTQLTDSLKERKDDTPKERLKFLIEQFSKPDFLEALQHFPSPLNNSCILGDLIVNECRILDSAKKPLWLLWKNPDHLAEQILDHHEIIFKNGDDLRQDMLTLQVIRIMDSIWQKEGLDLRMMPYACLSTGKHVGMIEVVRNAKTVMNIQKKGGRMAAFQVDSTQLHKWIRDKNKGDRYKQAIETFTLSCAGYCVATFILGIGDRNPDNIMVNEEGQIFHIDFGHFLGHFKKKFGINRERVPFVLTEDFLHVIARGQENPRKSKEFQSFQELCGKAYLLLHRHANLLITLFTMMLSTGIPELQSIDDIGYLRKTLQVEKPEEQALEYFQNQFFEAYGGAWTTKVDWFFHSVKHF is encoded by the exons ATGCCACCATCATCAGGAGAGCTATGGGGCTACCCCATTATGCCCAACACCATAGTGGTGGACTGTCTACTCCCGACAGGCATCATCATCCCCCTGTCGTGTTCCAGAGATGCAACGCTAGAGAGCATCAAGG AGGACCTCTGGGAAAATGCACAGAAGTACCCACTGTACAGACATCTGGGTGAACCGTCATCATACATATTCGTGTCCATCACCCGTGATGGAGACAAGGAGGAGTTCTACGATGAGTACCGTCGACTCTGTGACTTGCACCTCTTCCAGCCCATCCTGAAAGTCGTGGAGCCCAAGGGTAACACCGAAGAGAAGAAGCTCAACTCAGAAATCC GGTTGGCAGTCGGAGGCTGCGCTCACGAGTTCGACAACATGAAAGACTCCGAGGTCATCGACTTTCGGCGCAACATCCTGAGCGTGTGCAAAGACGCAGTTGACACAAGGAACACAGGGAGCGAAGAGTGTCGAGCCTCGTACGTCTACCCACCTGAGATTGAAAGCTCGGAAGAGCTGCCGGCCAACTTAGAACGGAAACTGGACAAAG GGTTGGTGATGGTGTGCGTGTGGGGATTGTCGGACAGTGGGGAGAAACAGAAGCACACGCTCGAGGTGCACAAGGACACGGTACCCGAGGCCGTGATCCGTGAGGCCATCCTCAAGAAGCTCAAGTGCTCACGGCTGTCGCGTGAGGAACAGGTTGCCCTGGCACAGGAGCACCAGCACAACTATCTACTCAAGGTGTGTGGCGTCAACCAGTACCTGCTCAAGTCGTACCCGCTGTGCCGATACAAG TACATCCGAATGTGCATAGCCAAAGGAGAAATACCTCAGTTAATGCTGATGCTGAAGGACGCTGTATATAAAGCCATCCCACCTTCAAGCTACGTCACGCCATCATATGTCCGACGCAACCCGTCTATATCAGCAACGCAACCTACCGTCTCCCTGTACAAAGTGGATGAGTCATTCCGAGTGAAGATTCTTGGAGCCTCCTACGTTAACGTCAAGGATGTTGACAAG ATCTACGTTCGTGTCGGCATCTATCACGGCACAGAGTCCCTGTGCCCCTTTCGGGACACCGAACACGTATCCCACTCAAATCCAAAGTGGGACGAACTGCTAGAATTTCAGATGTACATTCCGGACATTCCCCGCTCGGCGAGACTATGCGTCTCCATATGTGCCGTTTCTCAGCGCAAGAAACGAGAG GAGCGCTGTGCCATTGCGTGGGGCAACGTGAGCCTTTTCGACTACAAGAGCGTGCTGCTGAGCGGCCGGGTCAACCTGCACCTGTGGCCGGTGCCGAAGGGCATGGACGAGCTGCTCAACCCATTGGGCAGCACAGGCTCTAATCCCAACCGCGAGGCCCCCTGCCTCGTCATCGAGCTGGACCGCTTCTCGGGGCAGGTGGTCTTCCCCTCCATGGAGCAGATCGAGGAGTACGCCTCCTTTGTCTCCCCTCTCGAGTCCACTGGAGAGGAG AGTCCAGAGAATTGGACCGACAACGACAAGGATCAAATCCACGAGATCATCAAACGGGACCCGCTCTCCGAGATCTCGGAGCAGGAGAAGATGCTTCTTTGGAGAATGCGCTACTACTGCTACACTGTGCCGAATTCGCTGCCTAAGCTGCTGGATGCCAGCAAGTGGAACAGTCGGGATCACGTGGCCCAG TTGTATCGACTCCTGAAAAAGTGGAAGCGGGTGTCCCCCGAAACTGCGCTCGAACTGCTGGACTGCAAGTACGCGGACATGTTTGTCCGCAAGTACGCTGTCGAGTGGCTGGATGGCCTTTCGGACGAGCTGCTGTCCCAGTACCTTCTTCAACTTGTACAG GTTCTGAAGTATGAGCCGTACCTTGAAAATGACCTCGGCAAGTTTCTCATCAGGCGTTCACTGCTTAACTACAACATTGGCCACTTTTTCTTCTGGCATTTGAA GTCTGAGATGCACGACCCGTCAGTAGCAGTCCGGTTCGGCCTGCTACTGGAAGGTTTCTGTCGAGGCATTGGCACCCACCTGAAGTCGGTGGTGCGCCAGGTCGGTGCGCTGGAGAAGCTCACGCAGCTCACCGACTCACTCAAGGAGAGGAAGGATGACACACCAAAG GAAAGACTCAAGTTTCTCATAGAGCAGTTTTCGAAGCCGGACTTTCTGGAAGCGTTGCAGCATTTTCCGTCACCCCTTAACAACAGCTGCATCCTGGGAGACTTGAT CGTCAACGAGTGCAGGATACTCGACTCTGCCAAGAAGCCCCTGTGGTTGCTGTGGAAGAACCCCGACCACTTGGCGGAGCAGATTCTGGACCACCATGAGATCATCTTCAAGAATGGCGACG ACTTGCGGCAAGACATGCTGACGCTGCAGGTCATTCGCATCATGGACAGCATCTGGCAGAAGGAGGGACTAGACCTGAG GATGATGCCATACGCATGCCTGTCAACGGGCAAGCACGTGGGCATGATAGAGGTGGTGCGCAATGCCAAGACGGTCATGAACATCCAGAAAAAAGGGGGCCGCATGGCCGCCTTCCAGGTGGACTCAACGCAGCTCCACAAGTGGATCAGGGACAAGAATAAGGGGGACCG GTACAAGCAGGCGATCGAGACCTTCACACTGTCCTGTGCCGGTTACTGTGTGGCGACCTTCATCCTTGGCATTGGGGACAGAAATCCAGACAACATCATGGTCAATGAGGAAGGCCAG ATCTTCCACATCGACtttggccacttcctcggccacTTCAAGAAAAAGTTTGGCATCAATCGCGAGCGCGTGCCCTTTGTCCTGACGGAGGACTTCCTGCACGTCATTGCAAGGGGCCAGGAGAACCCGCGGAAGAGCAAAGAGTTCCAGAG CTTTCAGGAGCTTTGCGGCAAAGCTTACCTCCTGCTTCATCGGCATGCCAACCTGCTCATCACATTGTTCACCATGATGTTGTCAACGGGAATCCCCGAGTTGCAGTCCATTGATGACATTGGCTACCTTCGCAAGACACTGCAG GTTGAGAAGCCGGAGGAGCAAGCCCTGGAGTACTTCCAGAACCAGTTCTTCGAGGCATACGGCGGCGCCTGGACTACAAAAGTGGATTGGTTCTTTCACAGTGTCAAGCACTTCTAG